The DNA region CGCTTTAAGTTTAGTTAAAAACACGCCTATTTGGGTGAGTGATAAAAAGTTAGATCCCATTTATGCCACTATGCTAAATGGCATAGCAGCACACGCTCTAGACTTTGACGATACACATACAGAAGCCATTTTGCACGCTAGTGCCATTTTGACCCCTCTTTGTTTAAGCTATGGTTTTCACGCTACTAAAGACGCAAAAAAGATCATAAAAGCCTTTATTGTAGGCTGGGAAGTGGCTGCTAGAGTCGGTATAGCAAGTAAGGGAAGCTTTCATAAAAGAGGCTTTCACACAACGGCTATTGCGGGAATTTTTGGTGGAGTGAGTGCGGTGGCTGTTTTGCTTGATTTAGACAAAAAGCAAATCATCAATGCCTTAGGACTTGCGGGAAGCTTTGCAAGTGGAGTTAATGAATTTTTGTCAAATGGCTCAAATTCTAAGGTCTTACATATTGCTAATGCTATTAAAAATTCTATCATCATCGCTCATTTTGCTAAAAATGATATGAGTGGTCCATTAAGCATTTTTGAGGGGCGTGATAATGTCTTTAAATGCTTTGGTATAGAAGAGCAGTGCGATAAAGACGCACTTAGTGAGGGTTTAAATGAAATTTGGCAAATTATGCAAGTGTCGATTAAGCCTTATCCAAGCTGTCATTTTGCACATGGACTTATTGACTGTGCAATTTCTTTAAAAAATGACGGCTTTAAGGCTGATGAGATAAAAAGTATCCATTGTTTTGTTGATGAAGTGCCTATCGCTTTTATTTGTGATCCTTTAGAGGCTAAATACACTCCAAAAAGTGCTTATGAAGCTAAATTTTCTATGCCCTTTTTAATGGCTTTAGGTTTTTTCGATGGTAAAATCACTCTTGATTCTTATGCAAATTTAAAGCGTAAGGAAGTGCTTGATTTTGCAAGAAAAATCACTTATGAAAAAAGAAGTTCGCAGGGCTTTCCTAAATATTTTCCGGGACATTTAGAAGCTACTTTGCAAAATGACAAAAAAATTCAAAAAGATGTTTTCATCAATAAGGGTAATTTTGACAATCCTCTAAGCCTTGAGGAGCTAAAAGCTAAATTTATGAATAATGCTCTAATTTGCATTGATGAAACTAAGGCTTATGAAATTTGGGAGCAAATCGCAAGGCTTGAAAGTCTAAACGAGCTTTCCTTTTAACCCTCCCCCCTATTTTAAGGGGGTTTTAAAATATATATTTTCTCTTTGTCTAAAATCTTGCATATTTTCAAGTAAAAAAGCGTAAAATTCTTTGCCGTGATGAGGGAATTTTAGGTGTGTTAATTCGTGCAAGATGACATATTCTATCGCTTTTAAAGGCTTTTCCGTAAGCTTTAGATTAAGATTAATGTAGGCTTTTTTATGATTACAAGAACCCCAACGCGTTTGCATCATTTTAAGACGAATTTTACTTGGATAAAGCCTTGTTTTTCTCTGCCATTTTTTAAGATAAAAATTAAAAATAATTCTAGCATTTTTCCTTATAAAAATTTGCAAATGCTCTAAATTTGGCGTTTTTATCTCATTTTTGAAAAGCTGTGCTTTGCTTAAATTTGGCTCTAAAATAAGCTTGTATTTTTTACCAAGAAATTCAACTTCATCTTCTTTTTTTAAATTTTTTTGATAATTTCTATAAGCGTTTTGAAGCCATTTTTCATTTTTTATCAAAAATTCTTCAAGTCTTTCTAAGGGATAAAAATGCGGCATACTAAGTTTAAAATTTCCCTCATTATCTATTCTTAAGATGAGATTTTTAATCTGCTTTTTATAGATAAAAATTCGCCATTTTTTCCATATTATACAAGTGCTTTGCCTTGCCATTTTTTACTTTTCCATCTATAAGCATTAACTAAGCCTCTTAAAAACTCGTCCGCACAAAAGCCAAGCCACACACCCACTATCCCAAGTCCAGCATAAAAACACAAAGCATAGCCCACAGGTAAAGAAACGCCCATCATAAAAACAAGTCCACTAAAAAATGGAAATTTTGCATCGCCACTCGCCCTTAGAGCATTAACCATAACAATATTAAAAGAGCGAAAAACCTCAAGAAAAATAGAAAGCGTGAAAAGTGGTATCATAAGCTCCTTAAGCACATTTTCAAGCTTGAGAGTGTTCATAGTAAAATCTTGCAAAATGAAATTAAGTAAAGCCACCACCAAAGAAGCCACTAGACTAAGATATAAAGCGACCCAAGTGTGCTTATAGGCAACATTAAAATACCTAGCACCGACAAGTTTGCCGATGATGATTTCATTAGCCACGCTTATGGCTTGACCAATAAGCATAATCATCATAGAAATTTGAAAATAAATCGTTTGAACGCTTAAATTTTCTTTACCCAAACTTGCCACAAAGGCAAAGGCTATGGTGTATTGCACGATCCAAAGTAAATTTTCTCCAGCTGAAAAGCCACCTATATTTAAGATTTTTTTAACAACCTCTTTTTCAAGGGCAAACATTTCGCGTAATTTTAAATGAATTTTAAGTTTAAAAATGAGTATAAGTAAAAGTGCGATTATGGCTAAAACACGCCCTATGACATTACTAAGCCCTACTCCAAAAAGCTCTAAGCTTGTGTGATGCAAGACGATATAATTTCCAAAAATGATAAATCCATCCATTAAAAGCGTTACAAACATCACAAAAAAAGCGTGATTATACACTCTCACAACGGCTGCCATAACGATACCAATAGCGTCAAAAAAGAGACAAATCGCAAGCATATGTAAATAAATTTGGCTATCTTTTAAAAGCTCATTGGGAATTTTAAGCAAAGTGAGTAGAAAATCTCCTTGCCATAAAATAAAAAGCATACAAAAAAAGCCCAAAAGTGCATTTAAAAACAAGCTTTGATGAATTACTTTCCTAGCAAGAGTGAAATTCCTAGCTCCTAAAGCCTGTGCGATGACTACGCTACAACCCACGCTTAAAAAGCTAAAAATGGTAATGAAAAGATCTAATATTTGATTTCCAGCACCCATAGCACCGACTAGGGAATTGGAGTATTGAGAGACCATAACGGTGTTGATGATTAAAGAGAGATAGCGTAAAAACATCTCGCAAAATATTGGAACACTAAGCTGTTTTAAAGAGAGTTGTTTGTTCATTTGTTAAAGTCCTTATTATCTAATTTGCTATTTAAATTTAATTTACAAAGTTTGAAATTTAATAAAAATTATAACAAATTTGATTAACTAACCCCCACAAAAAAGTGGAGGTTATAAGAGTGGGTATAAATTAAAGCTTTTAAAACTTCTTCTTCTTCACATCTTCAAGGATATTGTTTGCTATATCACTAACAGTATTAGAGATGATAGCACTTTCATTAGCAATTTCTACATTATCCTTAGTGGTTTGATCTATTTGAGCCACACTT from Campylobacter upsaliensis includes:
- a CDS encoding MmgE/PrpD family protein; translation: MFYSENLADFITNLKFETLPFSVVQRAKELMLDSFGTGLAASKEECVLNAFKAFDALSLVKNTPIWVSDKKLDPIYATMLNGIAAHALDFDDTHTEAILHASAILTPLCLSYGFHATKDAKKIIKAFIVGWEVAARVGIASKGSFHKRGFHTTAIAGIFGGVSAVAVLLDLDKKQIINALGLAGSFASGVNEFLSNGSNSKVLHIANAIKNSIIIAHFAKNDMSGPLSIFEGRDNVFKCFGIEEQCDKDALSEGLNEIWQIMQVSIKPYPSCHFAHGLIDCAISLKNDGFKADEIKSIHCFVDEVPIAFICDPLEAKYTPKSAYEAKFSMPFLMALGFFDGKITLDSYANLKRKEVLDFARKITYEKRSSQGFPKYFPGHLEATLQNDKKIQKDVFINKGNFDNPLSLEELKAKFMNNALICIDETKAYEIWEQIARLESLNELSF
- a CDS encoding M48 family metallopeptidase, coding for MARQSTCIIWKKWRIFIYKKQIKNLILRIDNEGNFKLSMPHFYPLERLEEFLIKNEKWLQNAYRNYQKNLKKEDEVEFLGKKYKLILEPNLSKAQLFKNEIKTPNLEHLQIFIRKNARIIFNFYLKKWQRKTRLYPSKIRLKMMQTRWGSCNHKKAYINLNLKLTEKPLKAIEYVILHELTHLKFPHHGKEFYAFLLENMQDFRQRENIYFKTPLK
- a CDS encoding MATE family efflux transporter — its product is MNKQLSLKQLSVPIFCEMFLRYLSLIINTVMVSQYSNSLVGAMGAGNQILDLFITIFSFLSVGCSVVIAQALGARNFTLARKVIHQSLFLNALLGFFCMLFILWQGDFLLTLLKIPNELLKDSQIYLHMLAICLFFDAIGIVMAAVVRVYNHAFFVMFVTLLMDGFIIFGNYIVLHHTSLELFGVGLSNVIGRVLAIIALLLILIFKLKIHLKLREMFALEKEVVKKILNIGGFSAGENLLWIVQYTIAFAFVASLGKENLSVQTIYFQISMMIMLIGQAISVANEIIIGKLVGARYFNVAYKHTWVALYLSLVASLVVALLNFILQDFTMNTLKLENVLKELMIPLFTLSIFLEVFRSFNIVMVNALRASGDAKFPFFSGLVFMMGVSLPVGYALCFYAGLGIVGVWLGFCADEFLRGLVNAYRWKSKKWQGKALV